One Malania oleifera isolate guangnan ecotype guangnan chromosome 9, ASM2987363v1, whole genome shotgun sequence DNA segment encodes these proteins:
- the LOC131164940 gene encoding transcription factor MYB61-like codes for MGHHSCCNKQKVKRGLWSPEEDEKLINYISTYGHGCWSSVPKLAGLQRCGKSCRLRWINYLRPDLKRGSFSPQEAALIIELHRILGNRWAQIAKYLPGRTDNEVKNFWNSSIKKKLISHGISELSSFPNPNPDSINEPFCSINPSPTLILTPHHHDQPNPQDHLHLPTPLSILQTSFQHPTDQTLKSDQINCTVDLGPPIALPPDPSPFDPSPWPPLGYQLQLHPHDLNQDDHIFQTLVAASNFTDELISLGGIPTAPSAGASMPKLCEIIDGTECANPSTSISDKVLVPCFQLQAAAAEEEAQPSYVHDLHTASTMTSNQMEYIDALIMSSFPSSSPSSCSQLVNPNLPPASWDF; via the exons atgggacACCACTCCTGCTGCAACAAACAGAAGGTTAAGAGAGGACTATGGTCGCCAGAGGAGGATGAGAAACTAATCAATTACATTTCCACCTATGGACATGGTTGCTGGAGTTCTGTTCCCAAGCTTGCag GCCTGCAGAGATGCGGAAAGAGCTGCAGGCTAAGATGGATAAATTACCTCAGACCAGACTTAAAACGTGGGAGCTTCTCTCCCCAAGAGGCAGCTCTCATCATTGAACTCCATAGAATTCTAGGCAACAG GTGGGCTCAGATAGCCAAGTACCTACCAGGAAGAACAGATAATGAGGTGAAGAATTTTTGGAACTCAAGCATAAAGAAGAAGCTCATCTCTCATGGCATTTCCGAGCTTTCCTCCTTCCCCAACCCCAACCCAGACTCCATTAACGAACCATTCTGCTCAATCAACCCAAGCCCCACTCTCATACTCACCCCACATCATCATGATCAGCCTAACCCACAAGATCATCTCCACCTCCCCACTCCGCTCTCAATCCTCCAAACCAGCTTTCAGCATCCTACTGATCAAACCCTAAAATCAGATCAGATCAACTGCACCGTCGATCTAGGCCCTCCGATCGCGCTCCCACCGGACCCGTCGCCCTTCGACCCGTCCCCATGGCCCCCACTGGGATACCAACTTCAGCTGCACCCCCATGATCTCAACCAAGATGATCATATCTTTCAAACCCTTGTTGCAGCTTCCAACTTCACTGACGAACTTATCAGTCTGGGGGGCATCCCGACAGCGCCTTCGGCGGGTGCCTCCATGCCAAAACTTTGCGAGATCATCGACGGCACCGAGTGCGCAAATCCATCTACATCAATATCGGACAAAGTGCTGGTCCCTTGCTTCCAGCTGCAGGCGGCGGCGGCGGAGGAGGAGGCGCAACCGTCTTACGTCCACGATTTGCACACGGCATCGACGATGACGAGCAATCAGATGGAGTACATTGACGCGTTGATCATGTCGTCGTTTCCGTCGTCGTCACCGTCTTCATGCAGCCAGCTCGTGAACCCTAATCTTCCCCCTGCAAGCTGGGACTTCTAG